A section of the Pectinophora gossypiella chromosome 11, ilPecGoss1.1, whole genome shotgun sequence genome encodes:
- the LOC126370653 gene encoding uncharacterized protein LOC126370653 isoform X1, translating into MLRLNHQLVYTVLLPTSESPEPPSFQLAPPRERPQHASSATVHQLRLINTHLGYIVGGNLPQLPSSNSAGKVSLQCLQCNDEISSNLNKLWKTESVPETFIETSSEHELCESIFKDTVQLKENRFVVALPLKLPLEEINDALGDSFHFAYKRFLNLEKKLHKNPDLFSEYQKFIHEYLNLNHGHYVDIETMQLNKEATYFLPHHAVLKPDSKTTKLRTVFDGSMKTSLKVSLNDLLLNGPTVQRDLFDILLSFRFGTFTFTTDIKQMFRNVNLVSDHTSLQNILWRDHPDETIKCIRLTTVTYGLKSSSYLATRCLKELASRHECDLPLASFIISNSTYVDDVLYSHNDLNTILEAKSQLRQLLQLGSFQTHKWSSNDSRVIDDIPMTEQHFDDLDLEQDDCSLKALGLQLVVKNDQFKITCPEPFHSDKITKRDILSYIGKFYDPLGFVSPVVVQAKAIMQKLWSSKTDWDSTPDDDIRKEWLEFSSSLAEMKPIFINRNISVSDDDIVELIGFSDASSTTAYGCCVYLRVTHPSGDVDVRLLCSKSRINPLQNKGMTVPRLELNAALLLSMLISKVRATLNLKIKISNVYLFTDSQIVLAWLHTQPIKLTAYVANRVKAITNNTADCRWLYVNTKDNPADYISRGVRPQELADCAMWWCGPAMLHDPGFCFDVGFSLPLDIPETKVGPAFSIGQAVSTGVVTNTVFQQLHKHSSISKMVRIMAYVMRFINNLKSHKVTRKFLSSTELNSALMLLVRHEQEVHFSEEMSCINNNKPVKGPLHSLHPFIDNMGILRVGGRLHHSNIPYLQKHQAILPKNSHVTKCIVISEHERLLHAGPKLLLTNLNQKFWITNGLMFVKSITHKCIVCFRQKATASKQLMGSLPAGRVTATSRPFEKVGVDFAGPIDVKLSRVRRSVTGKGYICVYVCFATKAVHLELASDLTTDTYLACLRRFVSRRGLPSEIYSDNASTFKGAQSQLTELYALQSSRDHQGKVHDYSAQHGIDFHFIPSYSPTFGGLWEAAVKSTKYHLKRVVQGHLLTYEQINTILVEIECILNSRPLVPLSSSDVNDYSYLTPGHFIIGNALTMYPEKDVSNVPQNRLKFWQLCTHVKQSFWKMWHKDYLNLLQNRPKWLDISPNIKLGSLVILKEDNVPTMEWKMARVVKLVPGHDGHVRAVEVKTSNGHTHVRSIVKVCVLPIDD; encoded by the coding sequence GTCCTGCTGCCGACGTCGGAGTCGCCGGAGCCTCCGAGCTTCCAGTTGGCGCCACCGCGTGAGCGTCCGCAGCATGCATCCTCTGCCACCGTCCATCAGCTACGTCTAATCAACACACACCTGGGCTACATAGTTGGAGGCAATTTACCCCAGCTACCTTCGTCTAATTCTGCTGGTAAAGTTAGTTTACAATGTTTACAGTGCAACGACGAAATCTCTAGTAACTTAAATAAGTTATGGAAAACTGAAAGTGTTCCTGAAACTTTTATTGAAACATCTTCAGAGCATGAGCTCTGCGAATCTATATTTAAAGACACTGTACAGTTGAAAGAGAATCGTTTTGTAGTTGCACTGCCACTTAAACTGCCTCTAGAAGAAATTAATGACGCTTTAGGGGACTCTTTCCATTTTGCATACAAGCGGTTTCTCAATTTGGAAAAGAAGTTACATAAAAACCCAGATCTTTTCTCTGAATATCAAAAATTCATACATGAATACTTGAATCTTAATCATGGCCACTATGTTGATATAGAAACGATGCAATTAAATAAGGAAGCAACATATTTTTTGCCGCACCACGCAGTACTTAAACCTGATAGCAAAACTACTAAGCTGCGCACAGTCTTTGATGGGTCTATGAAGACTAGTTTGAAAGTCTCGCTCAACGATTTACTTTTAAATGGGCCGACAGTTCAAAGGGATCTTTTTGATATTTTACTCTCCTTTCGATTTGGTACTTTCACCTTCACTACCGACATAAAACAAATGTTTCGAAATGTGAATCTAGTCTCTGACCATACTTCATTACAGAACATCCTATGGCGCGACCACCCAGACGAGACCATCAAGTGCATAAGACTGACCACTGTGACTTACGGCCTGAAGAGTTCGAGTTATCTCGCGACACGATGTCTCAAGGAGCTCGCATCGCGACATGAATGCGACCTGCCACTGGCATCATTCATAATCAGTAACTCCACTTACGTAGATGACGTACTATACTCACACAATGACTTAAACACCATTCTAGAAGCCAAGTCACAACTCCGTCAGCTATTACAGCTCGGCAGCTTCCAGACCCATAAGTGGTCATCCAATGACAGTAGAGTGATCGATGACATTCCTATGACTGAACAACACTTTGACGACCTTGACCTCGAACAAGACGACTGTAGTTTGAAGGCGTTAGGTTTGCAATTAGTCGTCAAAAATGACCAATTCAAAATTACTTGTCCAGAGCCCTTTCATAGTGATAAGATCACTAAAAGAGATATCTTGTCCTACATAGGAAAGTTTTACGACCCACTAGGTTTTGTTAGTCCTGTTGTGGTACAGGCCAAAGCTATCATGCAGAAATTATGGTCTTCCAAGACAGACTGGGATTCCACGCCTGATGACGACATTAGGAAAGAATGGCTCGAGTTTTCTTCCAGTCTTGCCGAGATGAAACCaatttttattaacagaaacatCTCTGTATCAGATGACGACATTGTGGAACTTATAGGTTTTTCAGATGCTTCCAGCACGACGGCGTATGGCTGCTGTGTCTACTTACGTGTTACCCATCCATCAGGCGACGTAGATGTACGTTTACTTTGCTCCAAGTCTCGTATCAATCCCCTGCAGAACAAGGGTATGACAGTCCCGCGTTTAGAGCTGAATGCCGCGCTGCTTCTCTCCATGCTTATTTCCAAGGTGCGGGCTACGCTgaatttaaaaatcaaaataagcaatgtttacttatttacaGACTCGCAAATCGTACTCGCATGGTTACACACGCAACCCATAAAGCTCACGGCTTACGTCGCGAATCGTGTGAAGGCTATTACTAACAATACAGCTGATTGTCGTTGGCTTTACGTCAACACGAAAGACAACCCGGCTGACTACATAAGCAGAGGAGTACGTCCACAAGAACTTGCTGACTGCGCTATGTGGTGGTGTGGGCCGGCTATGTTGCATGATCCTGGTTTTTGTTTTGATGTCGGTTTCAGCTTACCTTTAGACATTCCAGAGACGAAAGTTGGTCCAGCATTCTCCATCGGTCAGGCAGTCTCTACAGGGGTCGTTACTAATACTGTTTTTCAACAGCTTCACAAACATTCTAGTATTTCTAAAATGGTTCGTATAATGGCTTACGTTATgagatttattaataatttaaaatctcACAAAGTCACACGCAAGTTCCTTTCTAGCACAGAATTAAATTCTGCTCTAATGTTGCTTGTCAGACATGAACAAGAAGTTCATTTCAGTGAGGAAATGtcatgtattaataataataaacctgttAAAGGTCCCTTGCACAGCTTACATCCATTCATTGATAACATGGGCATTTTGCGCGTAGGTGGTAGGCTACATCATTCTAATATACCATACCTGCAAAAACATCAGGCTATTCTACCTAAAAATTCGCATGTTACCAAGTGCATTGTTATAAGTGAGCATGAAAGGCTGCTCCATGCAGGGCCTAAACTTTTATTGACTAATTTAAACCAAAAATTTTGGATAACAAATGGCTTAATGTTTGTAAAAAGTATAACGCATAAATGCATTGTATGTTTCAGACAAAAGGCTACAGCTTCGAAGCAGTTGATGGGCTCCCTGCCGGCCGGAAGGGTAACTGCTACAAGTCGCCCTTTCGAGAAGGTTGGAGTAGATTTCGCTGGGCCTATAGATGTCAAACTTTCACGTGTGAGACGGTCGGTCACGGGCAAGGGGTATATTTGTGTTTACGTTTGTTTCGCCACTAAGGCAGTTCATTTAGAGCTAGCGTCCGACCTCACAACTGATACCTACCTAGCATGTCTAAGACGATTCGTTTCTAGAAGGGGACTGCCCAGTGAAATATACTCCGACAACGCCAGCACCTTCAAGGGGGCACAGAGCCAGTTAACTGAACTGTATGCCTTGCAGTCCTCTCGGGACCACCAAGGGAAAGTGCATGATTATTCAGCTCAACATGGAATcgattttcattttattcctAGCTACTCACCTACCTTTGGTGGCCTCTGGGAGGCTGCCGTTAAAAGTACAAAGTACCACCTTAAGAGAGTAGTACAAGGTCATTTATTAACATATGAACAGATCAATACTATTCTAGTAGAAATTGAATGTATCTTAAATTCGAGGCCTCTTGTCCCTTTATCCAGTAGCGATGTTAACGATTACAGTTATCTTACTCCTGGCCACTTTATAATTGGTAATGCATTAACTATGTACCCAGAAAAGGATGTATCGAATGTACCTCAAAATAGATTAAAATTTTGGCAACTATGTACTCATGTAAAACAATCTTTTTGGAAAATGTGGCACAAGGATTACCTTAATCTCTTGCAAAATAGACCTAAGTGGTTAGATATTTCtcctaatataaaattagggTCTCTTGTTATTTTGAAGGAGGATAATGTTCCCACCATGGAGTGGAAAATGGCTAGAGTTGTAAAACTTGTACCTGGTCATGACGGCCACGTGCGCGCTGTAGAAGTCAAGACTTCCAATGGTCATACTCATGTGCGCTCCATTGTGAAAGTGTGTGTCTTGCCCATAGATGACTAA